A window of Thermocladium sp. ECH_B genomic DNA:
AGAATAGATTCCCAGAACTTATAGGGAGTGCCCTTCATCACCCTTGAATCAGCAACTAATCTGCCCAGCACGTATAGCGATGGTACTATTATTATCGTGTAGACCACCATTAAATCAAGCATTAGTTCCACGTAATTATTATAGGATATCACCAGCAGAAGGGCCGGGAGGCTTTCTAGTAGGTAAATGATTAGAAATGATTTTCTGGATGTATGCCCAATGGCTTCCAGAACTCCCCAGGCAGAGGCCATTGAGATGACTACCAATGCTAAAAAGCCCGCCGCCAAGAACCCAATTGCCGTTATTAGTGGCGCCAGTGAACCAAATGGAGCCAAAGCGCTAGATAACTCAGTTACATTCAAGAAGTCATTAACCATATTTAGGTGTGATCCGTCTATTACTATCAGGGCCATTAATATTTCAGATACTATTGCTCCAATCAGCGTCTCCAATCTTTCTGTTTTTAAATCACTCCTCCTCAGCTTCTTCCTGGAATCGGCGCCGGAGTGAAAGTATAGCATCCAAGGCATTATCACTGCACCTATATTTGCAGCGAGCAAATAATCGAAAGATGGGTTGCCATATGGTTGAAGCGGGGATAGGCTTCTTAGCAACAATAATGGGTTCGGCTTAAACAGTAAGGCAGAGGCAACTATGCTGGCGACAAGCATGAAACTTATAGGAAGCATAGCTATTTCCGCCTTCCTATAACTACTGGATAATACGACAACTGCATGCGTTATATATAAAACCAATAAAATTGGAACCAATGGAAGGCCTAAAAGAAGCACTCCAATAGCCATGCCAGCATATTCAGCCACATATTCCAAAAAATCGGTCACAGCCATGGGAATAGCCAATAAAGCAGCAATTCTACTGCCATACCTAATCCTCACCGCTTCTCCTAATCCAAGGCCGCTAATTGTGCCTAGACGGCCGGCCGCATCTTGAACTATAAATAATGGGATTGTCAATACAAGCATTATAAATATCATTCTATATCCCCAAGTAGCGCCGGACTGAAGCCCAGTGATTATGCTGGCTACATCTATGTCGGCCATCATGACAAGCCAAGCCGGGCCAAAGACATATAATTGGCGACTTATTTCCTCCACATTAACGCGTAAATTCACGAAATGGGTTATTAACTATGATTATTATAAATGTTTCTCATGATACCGCGAACAGGAATGCGGTGAACACAGTCCATTAATTGGACTAAACACATCTCAAACAAGTTTTTCTTGAAATTCTACAACGGTTCTATACCTAATCACAGCCAAGACGGAATTTTTATAAATAAGAATTAATGCGTGGCTGCTATGGTGGAGGTATTAAAGTACGACGTATTAATCCTTGGCTCCGGTCTCGCCGGATTACGGGCAGCATTCGAGGCCGCTAGAATATCCAATGGAAAAATAAGGATAGCGGTGGTATCCAAGGTTCATGCCATGAGAAGCCACTCCGTCTCAGCCGAGGGCGGAGCCAGTGCAGTGCTTTACCCTAAGGAGAATGGCGATAGTTTAGATCTTCATGGGTATGACACTGCTAAGGGGAGCGATTTCCTGGCGGATCAAGACGCTATAGAGCTATTGGTGCAAACGGCGCCTCAGGAAATAAAGTTCCTGGATCACTTGGGAGTACCGTGGTCCCGCGATCCCCAGGGAAAAATCTTACAAAGACCGTTTGGAGGAATGACTATACCGAGAACTACCTTTGCTCAAGATAAGACCGGCTTCTTCTTGCTGAGCACATTATATGATAATACACTGAGATTCGGCAATATCGATATGCTTCATGAACATTTCGCCACATCCATTATTCTCGAGAATGGAGTATTCAGGGGCATAACCGCTATTGACCTAAAGACGGGCGAGTTCAAGGTAATATTAGCTAAGGCAGGCATAATAGCCACGGGAGGCAATGGCAGGGTATATGGATTCACCACCATGGCTCACTCCTCCACAGGAGATGGCTACAGCCTTGCATATAGAGCGGGCATACCGTTAAAGGACTTCGAGTTCCCTCAATTCCACCCAACCGCATTAGTGCCCAATGGGATACTGATAACGGAGGGAGCGAGGGGAGAGGGAGGGTACTTGGTTAACAAGGATGGGGAGCGATTCATGAAGAGGTATGCGCCGAGCAGAATGGAATTAGCGCCACGCGATATAGTGAGCCGCTCGATAATAACGGAGATAAATCAGGGCCGTGGATTCACGGATGAAGAAAGCGGGCTTAGCTATGTATTGCTCGACTTAAGGCACCTCGGTGAAGAGAGATTAAATAAACGGTTGCCCATGATTCGCGAGATCCCCATAAAGACCATAGGAGTTGATCCCGTTGATGAACCAATTCCAGTTAGGCCAGCCATGCATTACATGATGGGCGGCATTCATGTTGATCTAAAGGGGCAAGTATATATCGATGCGGAGAAAAAGATACCTAATCTATGGGCGGCTGGGGAAGCCGCTAATGTGAGCGTTCATGGTGCTAATAGGCTTGGAAGCAACTCATTAAGCGAGTGCTTGGTTTGGGGCCACTTTACCGGTGAAGAAGCCGCTAAATATGCAATGACCTCATCCACTGAACCTGGATATGATGGATACGTCAAGGAAGCCGCGGAGAAAGAGGAAAAGAGGATATTTGATGGATTGCTCCATAAGGAAACCAATGCGGAGAATCCATATGACATTAAGCACGAAATGAACAAGATAATGGATACTTACGTGTATGTATTTAGGGAAAAAAGCGGGCTTGAGGAGGCGTACTCCTCCCTAAAGAAGTTAAGGGAGAGGTTCAATAACTCAAGGATAGAGGATAGAGGACTAGTATATAACCAGAACCTAAAGGATTTAATGGAGATAGATTTCCTGCTGGAGCAAGCAGAAATAATAACGCTGGGCGCATTAAATAGGACGGAATCCAGGGGAGCACATGCAAGGATAGATTACCCGAAGCGCGATGACGTTAATTGGCTAAAGCATACCTTGGCATTCTACACGAAGGAAGGCCCGAGTTTCTCATATATACCGGTGAGGATTACAAAGTGGAAGCCCGAGGAACGCAAATATTAAGCGTATATCTAGCCCTCTTATTAAAATTAGCCTCTTAGGAGGGTTCCCTTATTGCTGATTGTCTTGAGCTTCCAATGTTGTTACTGGGTATTGAAGTATTGCCGCGTATCCTCCGAATGTTTCATCAAGCATCTTAGACTCCTCGACGGCTTTTGGAATTACCTCTACCTTTATCCCCTTCTTATCTCCCTCCACGACTAAGTTAAGTATCTCCTCCTCCCCCACGTTCTCGCTGACCAGTATTATTCTTGCGGCTCCATACTTTAAGGCCTTCATTGTGGATTCCCTACCAAATACAACATAATTGCTCTTGCGGACAGCGTACTCCATTAAGGTTTCAAGAAGTTCCTTGGCATGGACGTATTCATTATCCTTGATATGCTCGCTGGCTTTTCTAATAGTTTCTATTACTCCATATTCATCTGGGCAACAAGCATCAACTATAGCTATCACTTTATCCTTTAACCTATAATCTAATGCATCCTCCTTCAAGAAATCCTCCTTCGTGGGACCAGGGCCTGAGACTATTATTCCCTTTAAATCGTTTATCTTGAGGAATATCTCATTAGCGGAGTCGGCTAGCATTTTATAGAATACCTCGGCCAAGTGTTCAGTTTGCCTCTTATATCTAAGCGCTGATTGCCCACCTGCGCTATGCTTATTTGGAACAAAGAATTGAACTTTCTTCACTATTTCCCAATAGTTTCCGCGAAGTAGCGCTATTACGGCCTCACCTCGCTCCACTATTATTATGCCATATGTAGACGTAGTGTTCGCGCCCTCCTCAAGAAGCTCTGTGTGGAACGTCATGTCGCATATGTACTTGAATGTGCTTATCTTGAAGGGCGGAATCACGACGTATGATACCCAAGTATAGTTACCTGGGGATATCATGTGGAAACCAGCGAATACGACTAATCCATTCGGTGGAGCCTTGGGGGTTCCTTTAAGCATTCCTATTATTCTATCGATAGCGTCTTGAACGTGATTCCTTGTCGTTTTATCCTTTATATTACCTGAAACAGCCCACTCCTCTCGAAGCATGTTAACTATGTCTGGTATGGGCCTATCTCCATTAATATAGAGCGTCACTAACGTGGTGGCGTATCCCCTATACTTCTTCAACATAGATATGAGGATCTTAAGCTCATTAATTGATTTTATTCCAGTGCATCCATCCTGAATCACATTCGATGTATAGCAACCCTTTATAAACCTTACTAAACTCAGTCAGGGGTGAAACTATCACCACTCAAGCCGGAAACCTAATCATCACTGAAACGAAACAATCCAAATGCCACTTATTAAACTTTAATGAAAAGTAACACAAACAAGAACGCTAACGGCCGAACCTCCTCTCACGGCCAGCATAGAAATTCAATGCATCGATTAAGTCATCCTTATTGAAATCCGGCCAATACTTATTCGTGAAATACATTTCGGCATAGGCAGTCTCCAATGGAAAGAAATTACTTAATCTATATTCCCCGCCCGTCCTTATCACTAAATCAATGGTTGGATATGGCATGAATGATGTAGGTAAGTACTTGAATAAATCACCATCACTTATCTCGCTCTTGGAACCGATGATGTTATTAACCATATCCACCACGGATTGAATTCCACCATAGGCAATCGCCAAGTTAAGGAAATGATCATTATAATCACTGGTCACCTTCATTGCAGTCATTATCTCGTTGACCACGCTCTGGGGAAGATTTCTCCACCTACCTATTGCAGTTATCCGCACCTTATTGTTATGAATCCGTGGATCATTTCTGGTCTTTATCAATTTATTAATCAATAATTCATATACTATGTTCTTCTCGATCTCGCTTCTATTCAATAGATTCTCCAGCGACAATACATAAACAGTGACGGCCTTTATCCCCATCTCTATAGCCCAATCCAGGAAGTCCTCCACCTTATCTGCACCTAGTCTATAAGCCGATATGAAGTCAGTATTATTCTTCTTGGCCCATCTCCTATTGCCATCAGGTATCACGCCTATATGCAACGGAAGCTTTGAAAATCCTTGACCCATTATGCATGCATTGGCAATTCATTAATTTAAATGTTTTGCGCATATATATTTATCCATTTAACTTCAATGCCTAACCACTCAATACGTTGATTACACTGCCTTAAAAGGCAAGCCATTACCTTCATTATAAATCATTTATTTGGATATACATGAATTAAAGCACTCCTCCATGCATCTCTCAACCAAGTAAGGTTCATCATCACTACATTTATAGCTGCATGACGATAAGCAACAATCCATAGATGCCATCCGCCATTAATCGCATGCAGCTTATTAAATCTTACTGAAACTCCCATCAATAATACAGACTTGAATTGGGCATAGACATTAACGATGAGGAAAGAGCGGCTTAAAGATGATGATAAAACGAACGGCAAACCTCGCCAAATGGCGGGGAGGAGGTCAGCCATTTTTATCTTTATGATGAGGAGCGGGAGTTTAACTTTCTTGGTTTCCCTTTATAATCAATTCCTTAGAAATCATGGGCGAGAACCAACTAATCCTGTATCAATAGCTAGTTATATCGCCTTCATTGGTTGGCATTAAATGAGCATTCAAGCCATATTTGCGCCTAAGCGATTGGGCAAGTAATGCGGCATTCCCATATACTGTGTATATAGCCTTAGCGCGCGACTCCAATGCGAACTTAACGAGAGATAAATAATCGCTATGATTACTTAGTTGAATTGAGTTGCCATAGCCCCAACCCGTTACTCCTATTATATTCATTGGCCGCTTCAACTTAAATACATTGCGGAATCTTAGTCGAAGATCGCCATGGGTACCCGTTATCGCCACTATTGGCTCATCATGATCGGCTTCCGGCACCATTATTGATCCCATGGGTTCCTTTAAGAGCAACTTATTTAACTTATATACATTATAATCAAGGAATGGCTTATACTTCTGAAGCAGAACCGCCAATTCCTGTCCCTTGCCCAGGGGGTGACCACTAAATATAACATTATTGCCGAGGCTAATTGATTGCTCCACCTCATTAAGCACTAAGTCATATAACTCGCTTCTAGGCCTGAATATATAGCTCTCGCTCCCATATGTTCCCTCCATTATTAGGATATCTATATCCCTCATCGAGTCAGCACCCCTCTGAACAATGCTATCCTCCATATTAAAGTCACCGGTGNCTCCAATTGATAAATCATTGAACTCCAGCAAATACATTGCGCTGCCAATAACGTGGCCGGCATTCAAGGCTCTTATGCTTAACTCATCCAGAACCAATAAATCGCCTATCTCGATAACCGTGGATCCATCCAGCTTTAACCCATATACCTCNCTCAATATATCACGTGTCTGCTTCGTCATAATCAAATTATTGGCCTTAGTTATTGATGAAGTAAAGTGATCCGTATGGCCGTGAGTGATCAATACGTAGTCGTATTTAGATGGATCGAACTTCCTATATGGATCAATCAAGATAGATAGACCATTATGCTCTATCGATATGCCGCCGCTGAACCTCATCTTTAAATCCATTGACTAACCTGAGACAGTATCAATTATTTAAGCATAGTTCCTAATTTAAGCTAAGTTTGGCGCCGGGGCCGGGATTTGAACCCGGGCCCCCATGCGGGGACGGGATGACTTGCTGCTGGGACTCAAGTCCCGCGCCTTGGGCCGCTCGGCCACCCCGGCAACCATGAGGAGATGGGGTATTCCCTTTTTAAGGTTTCTCAATACATGTGCTAGCTCCTCTAAGGCACTAACTATATCCGCCTCGCCTAAATAGCAAGGTTAATGAGCGGCCTCCCATTGATAAAAAATGAGCTGTACTAATCCCTTTAGGCGGGGAGAGAGATGAGTTAGCTTTCTATGCTTAGTCAGATAAGGATAAATATGGATGCGTATCTTAGATCTAATGGGCGTAACTGAGCTTGGTAAATTGATAGAAAAGTCAAGGCAAGAGGTGGAGTTAATTAGACTGAATGGTCGCATAATTTCCATTGATGCTTATAATGCTCTATATCAATTCCTTGCATCTATAAGGCAACCAGATGGAACGCCATTGATGGATTCGCTGGGCAGAGTCACGAGTCATCTCAATGGTTTGCTTTATAGAACCATTAATTTACTTGAGAACGGGATTA
This region includes:
- a CDS encoding UDP diphosphate synthase; translated protein: MGQGFSKLPLHIGVIPDGNRRWAKKNNTDFISAYRLGADKVEDFLDWAIEMGIKAVTVYVLSLENLLNRSEIEKNIVYELLINKLIKTRNDPRIHNNKVRITAIGRWRNLPQSVVNEIMTAMKVTSDYNDHFLNLAIAYGGIQSVVDMVNNIIGSKSEISDGDLFKYLPTSFMPYPTIDLVIRTGGEYRLSNFFPLETAYAEMYFTNKYWPDFNKDDLIDALNFYAGRERRFGR
- a CDS encoding fumarate reductase (part of four member fumarate reductase enzyme complex FrdABCD which catalyzes the reduction of fumarate to succinate during anaerobic respiration; FrdAB are the catalytic subcomplex consisting of a flavoprotein subunit and an iron-sulfur subunit, respectively; FrdCD are the membrane components which interact with quinone and are involved in electron transfer; the catalytic subunits are similar to succinate dehydrogenase SdhAB), translated to MVEVLKYDVLILGSGLAGLRAAFEAARISNGKIRIAVVSKVHAMRSHSVSAEGGASAVLYPKENGDSLDLHGYDTAKGSDFLADQDAIELLVQTAPQEIKFLDHLGVPWSRDPQGKILQRPFGGMTIPRTTFAQDKTGFFLLSTLYDNTLRFGNIDMLHEHFATSIILENGVFRGITAIDLKTGEFKVILAKAGIIATGGNGRVYGFTTMAHSSTGDGYSLAYRAGIPLKDFEFPQFHPTALVPNGILITEGARGEGGYLVNKDGERFMKRYAPSRMELAPRDIVSRSIITEINQGRGFTDEESGLSYVLLDLRHLGEERLNKRLPMIREIPIKTIGVDPVDEPIPVRPAMHYMMGGIHVDLKGQVYIDAEKKIPNLWAAGEAANVSVHGANRLGSNSLSECLVWGHFTGEEAAKYAMTSSTEPGYDGYVKEAAEKEEKRIFDGLLHKETNAENPYDIKHEMNKIMDTYVYVFREKSGLEEAYSSLKKLRERFNNSRIEDRGLVYNQNLKDLMEIDFLLEQAEIITLGALNRTESRGAHARIDYPKRDDVNWLKHTLAFYTKEGPSFSYIPVRITKWKPEERKY
- a CDS encoding peptide chain release factor 1 produces the protein MIQDGCTGIKSINELKILISMLKKYRGYATTLVTLYINGDRPIPDIVNMLREEWAVSGNIKDKTTRNHVQDAIDRIIGMLKGTPKAPPNGLVVFAGFHMISPGNYTWVSYVVIPPFKISTFKYICDMTFHTELLEEGANTTSTYGIIIVERGEAVIALLRGNYWEIVKKVQFFVPNKHSAGGQSALRYKRQTEHLAEVFYKMLADSANEIFLKINDLKGIIVSGPGPTKEDFLKEDALDYRLKDKVIAIVDACCPDEYGVIETIRKASEHIKDNEYVHAKELLETLMEYAVRKSNYVVFGRESTMKALKYGAARIILVSENVGEEEILNLVVEGDKKGIKVEVIPKAVEESKMLDETFGGYAAILQYPVTTLEAQDNQQ